Proteins found in one Paenibacillus borealis genomic segment:
- the modA gene encoding molybdate ABC transporter substrate-binding protein — MFKKFGLVLVAGLVAVGLSAVPGEQAQAAKKTEIIVSAAASLQDSLDKIAVTYEKQHPGIDLVFNYGASGTLQKQIEQGAPADLFFSAGDKQMTALIDGGLISDNTELLKNQLVLVVPSDSKTSITTITQLTDKAFKKVAVGQPESVPAGQYAQQSLTAKNVWDTLQSKLVFAKDVRQVLSYVETGNADAGFVYKTDALTSKKVKIALTVGGHVHKAINYPVGIVKDSSHQAEAKAFYDYVQTTAASAVFTSYGFQLAK; from the coding sequence ATGTTCAAGAAATTCGGATTAGTGTTAGTGGCGGGATTGGTAGCGGTGGGATTGTCTGCTGTACCTGGTGAACAGGCACAGGCAGCCAAGAAGACGGAGATTATTGTCTCGGCGGCAGCCAGTCTGCAGGACAGTCTTGACAAGATCGCCGTTACTTATGAGAAGCAGCATCCCGGTATTGATCTTGTTTTTAATTACGGTGCTTCCGGTACGCTGCAGAAGCAGATTGAGCAAGGCGCTCCGGCTGATCTGTTCTTCTCTGCCGGAGACAAGCAAATGACTGCCCTGATAGACGGCGGACTCATCAGTGACAATACGGAACTGCTGAAGAATCAGCTGGTCCTCGTTGTTCCATCCGATTCCAAAACTTCCATTACTACCATTACACAGCTTACCGATAAAGCGTTCAAGAAGGTGGCTGTCGGCCAGCCGGAATCTGTACCTGCCGGACAATATGCCCAGCAGTCATTGACAGCCAAGAATGTATGGGATACGCTGCAAAGCAAGCTGGTCTTTGCCAAGGATGTCCGTCAGGTGCTGTCCTATGTGGAAACAGGGAACGCAGACGCCGGCTTCGTCTATAAGACAGACGCGCTTACCTCGAAGAAAGTGAAGATTGCCCTGACAGTAGGCGGACATGTGCACAAGGCCATTAATTATCCGGTCGGCATTGTTAAGGATTCCTCGCATCAGGCGGAAGCGAAAGCTTTCTATGATTATGTGCAGACAACAGCGGCAAGCGCGGTGTTTACAAGCTACGGCTTTCAATTAGCGAAATAA
- the modB gene encoding molybdate ABC transporter permease subunit — MEINWTDFFAPVWLSVKISVITSIIVFLLATLAARKMAGRKFFGHSLVETVLLLPLVLPPTVVGFVLLVILGRRSWIGKLYEQFTEHTILFTWGAAVIAAVVVAFPLVYRTVKAGFEGVEKDLEDAARAQGASELQVLRYVTLPLASRSLAAGYVLGFARGLGEFGATIMVAGNIPGRTQTVPTAIYVAVDGGNMTLAWMWVCSIIVISALMLMFVNRRS, encoded by the coding sequence ATGGAGATCAATTGGACCGATTTTTTCGCCCCGGTCTGGCTTTCGGTCAAGATATCGGTAATTACCAGCATCATCGTGTTCCTGCTGGCTACGCTGGCGGCCAGGAAGATGGCCGGGCGGAAGTTCTTCGGACACAGCCTGGTTGAGACGGTGCTGCTGCTTCCGCTGGTTCTGCCGCCGACCGTGGTCGGCTTCGTCCTGCTGGTGATCCTCGGCCGGCGGAGCTGGATCGGCAAGCTGTATGAACAGTTCACGGAGCATACGATCCTGTTCACCTGGGGAGCGGCGGTCATTGCCGCAGTCGTTGTCGCTTTTCCGCTGGTGTACAGGACAGTCAAGGCGGGCTTCGAAGGTGTGGAGAAGGATCTTGAGGATGCAGCACGCGCGCAGGGAGCCAGCGAGCTTCAGGTGCTGCGCTATGTAACGCTCCCGCTCGCCAGCCGTTCACTGGCCGCAGGTTATGTGCTCGGGTTTGCCCGCGGGCTGGGCGAATTCGGCGCTACGATCATGGTAGCGGGGAATATCCCCGGGCGCACCCAGACGGTGCCGACTGCGATCTATGTAGCGGTCGACGGCGGTAACATGACACTGGCCTGGATGTGGGTATGCTCAATCATTGTCATCTCGGCTCTTATGCTGATGTTTGTGAACCGCCGTTCCTGA
- a CDS encoding helix-turn-helix domain-containing protein — protein MNHYRVVLVEDEIPARTVFRHFIEERADLFTLVGEAEDGQDGLALFLKHKPELVVTDITMPVMNGLEMLREIEQSGERPPQIIILTCHQDFHYAQQAIHLKAASYLIKDDCLSDPGLLTRTMEELASQAGSLDESREKQLQLEQQVRLSEVEIEQSLFLDMLLNPAAEAKWLRSLEEAQLPLHGQGFKVLLLELDRSSLRFPLDQLEELKLWQFAGVNVLKELLAGIGAHKVIALDKGRFLALYTEASGIERPNFPEQVLQSFAANLKMRCIALQCSFGQGLEARPEALKRLASAPYPFFYRFGESIAIEEWEPTARFQRIPEPLSRFWSKVLKKALLEPHLSTAALEQERNALYRQAMEQSWDPEQIKSLYLRVFLDMSHNVIGAEGGADLEADLRKRMELCQTFNSVHEATCDYFRKLQQLQEGGRKIDASITRIIQHMREDLSYPYKLEELAASINYSVPYFSSMFKKAVGESFIQYLSRLRIEKAKLLLLTTDHKTFEISEAIGFENYRSFNRIFKKETGVSPSDYRRMGMGMSQ, from the coding sequence ATGAATCACTATAGAGTCGTGCTTGTAGAGGACGAGATTCCGGCAAGAACGGTATTCCGCCATTTCATTGAAGAGCGCGCCGATTTGTTCACGCTGGTCGGCGAAGCCGAAGACGGACAGGATGGGCTGGCCTTGTTCCTGAAGCACAAGCCGGAGCTGGTTGTAACCGATATCACCATGCCGGTCATGAACGGGCTGGAGATGCTCAGAGAGATTGAGCAAAGCGGGGAACGTCCGCCGCAGATCATCATCCTTACCTGCCATCAGGATTTCCACTACGCCCAGCAGGCGATTCATCTGAAGGCCGCCTCCTATCTGATTAAGGATGATTGTCTCTCGGATCCCGGCCTCTTGACCCGGACGATGGAAGAGCTGGCCTCTCAGGCAGGCTCACTGGATGAGTCACGGGAAAAGCAGCTTCAGCTGGAGCAGCAGGTCCGCTTAAGCGAAGTGGAGATTGAGCAGAGTCTGTTCCTGGACATGCTGCTGAATCCGGCAGCCGAAGCCAAATGGCTGCGCAGTCTGGAGGAAGCGCAGCTTCCCCTGCACGGGCAAGGCTTCAAGGTGCTGCTGCTGGAGCTGGACCGCAGCTCCCTGCGCTTCCCGCTCGATCAGCTTGAAGAGCTGAAGCTGTGGCAGTTCGCCGGGGTCAACGTGCTGAAGGAGCTGTTGGCCGGCATTGGCGCGCACAAAGTCATCGCACTCGACAAAGGGCGCTTTCTCGCTCTATATACCGAAGCGTCAGGGATCGAACGTCCCAATTTCCCGGAGCAGGTGCTGCAGTCCTTTGCCGCGAATCTCAAGATGAGATGTATCGCCCTGCAATGCAGCTTCGGGCAGGGACTGGAGGCCCGGCCTGAAGCGCTGAAACGGCTGGCTTCTGCCCCCTATCCTTTCTTCTACCGCTTTGGCGAGAGCATCGCAATTGAGGAATGGGAGCCCACCGCCCGCTTTCAGCGGATTCCGGAGCCGCTCAGCCGGTTCTGGAGCAAGGTACTCAAGAAAGCGCTCCTGGAGCCGCATCTGAGTACGGCCGCACTTGAGCAGGAGCGCAATGCTCTATACCGGCAGGCTATGGAGCAATCCTGGGACCCGGAGCAGATCAAATCCCTGTACCTGAGAGTCTTCCTCGATATGAGCCATAACGTCATTGGAGCCGAAGGCGGTGCAGATCTGGAAGCGGACCTGCGTAAAAGGATGGAGCTTTGCCAGACCTTCAACTCTGTACACGAGGCGACCTGCGATTATTTCCGCAAGCTGCAGCAGCTCCAGGAGGGCGGCCGGAAGATTGATGCTTCGATTACAAGAATCATTCAGCACATGCGCGAAGATCTCAGCTATCCCTATAAGCTGGAGGAGCTGGCCGCTTCGATTAATTACAGTGTGCCTTATTTCAGCTCCATGTTCAAAAAAGCAGTAGGCGAAAGCTTTATTCAATACCTGTCCCGTCTGCGGATTGAAAAGGCAAAGCTGCTGCTGCTTACCACAGATCATAAGACCTTTGAAATTTCCGAAGCCATCGGTTTTGAGAATTACCGCTCCTTCAACCGGATCTTCAAGAAAGAGACTGGCGTTTCCCCTTCCGATTACCGCAGAATGGGGATGGGAATGTCCCAATGA